A genome region from Bradyrhizobium commune includes the following:
- a CDS encoding efflux RND transporter permease subunit, producing MISKFFIERPVLSNVIALLMILIGGVALFNLAIAQYPDVVPPTVQVTTRYPGASAKTVIDTVALPIEQQVNGVEDMLYMQSYSGSDGTYTLTVTFKIGTDLNFAQVLVQNRVSSALSQLPSSVQNQGVTVQKRSTSILLFVTLTSPDSRFDSLFLSNYATINLRDELSRLPGVGNVTVFGAGQYSMRVWLDPNKLQARGLVPQDVIQAIQQQSQQVSAGQVGAPPTPPGQAFQYTLNVNGRLDDTGQFENIIVKTGTSGDVTRVRDVGWVELGAQTYSQIFSLNKQPATGIGVFQSPGANALEVERAVEKKMTELAKRFPEGIKYDTPFDTTKFVEASVHEVYMTLIEAGLLVLVVILVFLQDWRAMLVPATTVPVTIIGAFAAMAALGFTINMSTLFAIVLAIGIVVDDAIVVVEGAAHNIEQGMNGHDAAIRAMDQLFAPIVGITLVLISVFLPASFLAGLTGRIYSQFALVIAATALLSAINAATLKPTQCALWLRPTVPPEQRNFFYRGFNNVYDRVERGYTRLITFLVKHATVSVAFALVVIGLSGYGLSRVPTGFLPIEDQGYLIAAIQLPDGASLERTQKVLDRASEIIKETPGVQQVITIAGISALDSSASLANAGVAYIILKDWSARKGPGEDLRSLVYGLNDKLAVIMEARTLVLPPPPIQGIGNAAGFSMQVELRDGNSDFGKLQAITGAMVSNAQSQSALQRVSSSFRSAVPQFNVEIDRVKTQTLHVTTDAVFSALSTYLGSSYVNQFNKFGRVFQVYTQADPAFRVTERDIANMQVRNQDGNMVPIGTVATITPVTGPSLISLYNLYPSSTIVGLPAQGYSSGQSLKLMEEIGDKTLPPGTGFEWTAMSYQEKAVSNQIYWVFGLAMLLVYLVLAGQYESWYAPISVILAVPLSLLGPMLILNGLKIDNNLYCQIGLILLIALSAKNAILIVEVGLELHGRDGKPVLESAIEAARARFRPILMTSFAFILGVVPLVIATGAGASARKSIGITVFSGMLASTCLAVLFVPAFFVVVQRFENWLGSRKKPAAAVKPAVQTKA from the coding sequence ATGATCTCAAAGTTCTTCATCGAGCGGCCGGTCCTCTCGAACGTCATCGCACTGCTGATGATCCTGATCGGCGGCGTGGCGCTGTTCAACCTCGCGATCGCGCAATATCCGGACGTGGTGCCGCCGACCGTGCAGGTCACCACGCGCTATCCCGGCGCCAGCGCCAAGACCGTGATCGACACCGTGGCCTTGCCGATCGAACAACAGGTCAACGGCGTCGAGGACATGCTCTACATGCAGTCCTACAGCGGCTCCGACGGCACCTATACGCTGACCGTGACCTTCAAGATCGGCACCGACCTCAATTTCGCGCAGGTGCTGGTGCAGAACCGTGTCTCCAGCGCGCTGTCGCAATTGCCCTCGTCGGTGCAGAACCAGGGCGTCACTGTCCAGAAGAGATCGACCTCGATCCTGCTGTTCGTGACGCTGACCTCGCCGGACTCGCGGTTCGACAGCCTGTTTTTGAGCAACTACGCCACGATCAATCTGCGCGACGAGCTGTCGCGCCTGCCCGGCGTCGGCAACGTCACGGTGTTCGGCGCCGGCCAATATTCGATGCGGGTGTGGCTCGATCCGAACAAGCTGCAAGCGCGCGGATTGGTGCCGCAGGACGTCATCCAGGCGATCCAGCAGCAGAGCCAGCAGGTCTCGGCCGGCCAGGTCGGCGCGCCGCCGACGCCACCGGGACAGGCGTTCCAGTACACGCTCAACGTCAACGGCCGGCTCGACGACACCGGCCAGTTCGAGAACATCATCGTCAAGACCGGCACCAGCGGCGACGTCACGCGCGTGCGCGACGTCGGCTGGGTCGAGCTCGGCGCGCAGACCTACAGCCAGATCTTCTCGCTCAACAAACAGCCCGCCACCGGCATCGGCGTGTTCCAGTCGCCGGGCGCCAACGCGCTCGAAGTCGAGCGGGCCGTCGAGAAGAAGATGACGGAGCTCGCCAAGCGATTTCCGGAAGGCATCAAATACGACACGCCGTTCGACACCACCAAGTTCGTGGAAGCCTCGGTGCACGAGGTCTACATGACCCTGATCGAGGCCGGCCTGCTGGTGCTGGTCGTGATCCTGGTGTTCTTGCAGGACTGGCGCGCGATGCTGGTGCCGGCAACGACGGTGCCGGTGACCATCATCGGCGCCTTCGCCGCGATGGCGGCGCTCGGCTTCACCATCAACATGTCGACGCTGTTTGCGATCGTGCTCGCGATCGGCATCGTCGTCGATGACGCCATCGTCGTGGTCGAAGGCGCCGCCCACAATATCGAGCAGGGCATGAACGGCCATGACGCCGCGATCAGGGCGATGGACCAGCTGTTCGCGCCGATCGTCGGCATCACGCTGGTGCTGATCTCGGTGTTCCTGCCGGCCTCGTTCCTCGCCGGCCTCACCGGCCGCATCTACTCGCAATTCGCGCTGGTGATCGCGGCGACCGCGCTGCTGTCGGCCATCAACGCGGCGACCTTGAAGCCGACCCAGTGCGCGCTGTGGCTGCGGCCCACGGTGCCGCCGGAGCAGCGCAACTTCTTCTATCGCGGCTTCAACAACGTCTATGACCGGGTCGAGCGCGGCTACACGCGGCTGATCACCTTCCTGGTCAAGCACGCGACCGTCTCCGTCGCATTTGCACTGGTGGTGATCGGACTCAGCGGCTACGGCCTGTCGCGGGTGCCGACCGGCTTCCTGCCGATCGAGGACCAGGGTTATCTGATCGCCGCCATCCAGCTGCCCGACGGCGCCTCGCTCGAACGGACCCAGAAGGTGCTCGACAGAGCGAGCGAGATCATCAAGGAGACGCCGGGTGTCCAGCAGGTCATCACGATTGCCGGCATCTCCGCGCTTGACAGCAGCGCGAGCCTTGCCAACGCCGGCGTCGCCTACATCATCCTGAAGGACTGGAGCGCGCGCAAAGGCCCCGGCGAGGACCTGCGTTCGCTGGTGTACGGGTTGAACGACAAGCTTGCGGTGATCATGGAGGCACGCACGCTGGTGCTGCCGCCGCCGCCGATCCAGGGCATCGGCAACGCCGCCGGCTTCTCGATGCAGGTCGAATTGCGCGACGGCAACAGCGATTTCGGCAAGCTGCAAGCCATCACCGGGGCGATGGTCAGCAACGCCCAGAGCCAGAGCGCGCTGCAGCGCGTCTCGTCCTCGTTCCGCTCGGCGGTGCCGCAATTCAACGTCGAGATCGACCGCGTCAAGACCCAGACCCTGCACGTGACGACGGATGCGGTGTTCTCGGCGCTGTCGACCTATCTCGGCTCGTCCTATGTCAACCAGTTCAACAAGTTCGGCCGCGTGTTCCAGGTCTACACCCAGGCCGATCCGGCGTTCCGCGTCACCGAGCGCGACATCGCCAACATGCAGGTGCGCAACCAGGACGGCAACATGGTCCCGATCGGCACCGTCGCCACGATCACCCCGGTCACCGGCCCATCGCTGATCAGCCTCTACAATCTCTATCCCTCCTCGACCATCGTCGGCCTGCCGGCGCAGGGCTATTCCTCCGGCCAGTCGCTGAAGCTGATGGAGGAGATCGGCGACAAGACGCTGCCGCCCGGCACCGGCTTCGAATGGACCGCGATGTCCTATCAGGAGAAGGCGGTCAGTAACCAGATCTACTGGGTGTTCGGGCTCGCGATGCTGCTGGTCTATCTCGTGCTCGCCGGCCAGTATGAGAGCTGGTATGCGCCGATCTCGGTGATCCTCGCGGTGCCGTTGTCGCTGCTCGGGCCGATGCTGATCCTCAACGGCTTGAAGATCGACAACAACCTCTACTGCCAGATCGGCCTGATCCTCCTGATCGCGCTGTCGGCCAAGAACGCGATCCTGATCGTCGAGGTCGGGCTCGAGCTGCACGGCCGCGACGGCAAGCCGGTGCTGGAAAGTGCGATCGAGGCGGCGCGCGCCCGCTTCCGCCCGATCCTGATGACGTCGTTCGCCTTCATCCTCGGCGTGGTGCCGCTGGTGATCGCGACCGGCGCCGGCGCCAGCGCGCGCAAGTCGATCGGCATCACGGTGTTCTCCGGCATGCTGGCCTCGACCTGCCTCGCGGTGCTGTTCGTGCCGGCCTTCTTCGTGGTGGTGCAGCGGTTCGAGAACTGGCTCGGCTCGCGCAAGAAGCCGGCGGCGGCCGTGAAGCCAGCGGTGCAGACGAAGGCCTGA
- a CDS encoding efflux RND transporter periplasmic adaptor subunit → MTCVNLASPARRNGERRPIGRALAAAVAMTVLAGCEDKNTFVAPPPPRVDVATPVQRPVTRYVEATGNTAPIKSVDLVARVQGFLQSIDYTDGTFVKQGTQLFTIEPETYKLKLDQAQAAEAGAQASLKQAELDYKRQVDLVQRQAVSQATLDTSTSNRDNAQANLQQAQANTRIAEVNYGYTKVSAPFDGIVSAHMVSIGELVGVSSPTQLATIVAMDPIWVNFTVNEQDVLRIRAEAQRRGLTSADLKQFPIQVGLQTETGYPHEGHLDYVAPTLNSSTGTLAVRGLVPNDKRVLLPGYFARVRVPFDQDKNALLVPDAALGSDQSGRYLLVVNADNVVEQRKVQIGSSDNGLRVIQSGLKPDDRVVIAGLLRVIPGQKVDPQVTKIELPQAASK, encoded by the coding sequence ATGACCTGCGTGAATCTCGCATCTCCCGCACGGCGCAACGGAGAGCGGAGACCTATCGGGCGGGCGCTGGCCGCAGCAGTGGCCATGACCGTGCTCGCCGGCTGCGAGGACAAGAACACCTTCGTGGCGCCGCCCCCGCCCAGGGTGGACGTTGCCACGCCGGTGCAGCGTCCGGTCACGCGCTATGTCGAGGCGACAGGCAACACCGCGCCGATCAAGAGCGTCGATCTCGTCGCGCGCGTGCAGGGCTTCCTGCAATCGATCGACTACACCGACGGCACTTTCGTCAAGCAGGGCACCCAGCTGTTCACGATCGAGCCGGAGACCTACAAGCTCAAGCTCGACCAGGCGCAGGCGGCCGAGGCCGGCGCACAGGCCTCGCTCAAGCAGGCGGAGCTCGACTACAAGCGGCAGGTCGATCTGGTGCAGCGCCAGGCCGTGTCGCAGGCCACCCTCGACACATCGACATCCAACCGCGACAACGCCCAGGCCAATCTCCAGCAGGCCCAGGCCAACACCAGGATCGCCGAGGTCAATTACGGCTACACCAAAGTGAGCGCGCCGTTCGACGGTATCGTCAGCGCGCATATGGTCTCGATCGGCGAGCTCGTCGGCGTCTCCTCCCCGACCCAGCTCGCCACCATCGTCGCGATGGACCCGATCTGGGTGAACTTCACCGTCAACGAGCAGGACGTGCTGCGCATTCGCGCCGAGGCACAACGCCGCGGCCTGACGTCGGCCGACCTCAAGCAATTCCCAATTCAAGTCGGCCTTCAGACCGAGACCGGCTATCCGCATGAAGGCCACCTCGACTACGTCGCACCGACTCTCAATTCATCGACGGGCACGCTCGCGGTGCGTGGTCTCGTGCCCAACGACAAGCGGGTGCTGCTGCCCGGCTATTTCGCCCGCGTCCGCGTCCCCTTCGACCAGGACAAGAATGCCCTCCTCGTCCCCGACGCCGCGCTCGGCAGCGACCAGAGCGGTCGCTATCTCCTGGTGGTCAACGCCGACAATGTCGTCGAGCAGCGCAAGGTGCAGATCGGTTCATCCGACAACGGCCTGCGCGTGATCCAAAGCGGGCTGAAGCCGGACGACCGCGTGGTCATCGCTGGTCTGCTCCGGGTGATCCCCGGCCAGAAGGTCGATCCGCAGGTGACGAAGATCGAGCTGCCGCAGGCCGCGAGCAAGTAA
- a CDS encoding transporter substrate-binding domain-containing protein → MPARLWSILAGLILAATIAMPALADGLKDEIAPTGKLRVAIAISPAGGAFWSTKTEAGYAGVPVDLGKEMAARLGVAVEYVVYQNSGQITEAAGKNAWDVTFVPKDPERESKMLFGPIYEVNDATYIVKPGSSVTNFVTLDRPGIKVAAVNNTTTMRGAIAHLKNAKVAGYESYDEIVGLLQSGEIDAFALSRDKLDRIALKIPGTRVLDETFKKTVTAVAVPLGHAQAQAFVTKFMKDAMTNGTLRKAYDNNGLKGSPIRTE, encoded by the coding sequence ATGCCAGCGCGTCTTTGGTCGATCCTTGCCGGGCTTATTCTTGCCGCGACAATTGCCATGCCTGCGCTCGCAGATGGCCTGAAAGACGAGATCGCGCCGACCGGCAAGCTCCGCGTTGCGATTGCAATCAGCCCGGCGGGCGGTGCGTTCTGGTCCACCAAGACGGAGGCCGGCTATGCCGGAGTCCCGGTCGATCTCGGCAAGGAGATGGCCGCGAGACTTGGTGTTGCCGTCGAATATGTCGTGTACCAGAATTCGGGCCAGATCACCGAGGCGGCCGGCAAGAACGCCTGGGACGTCACCTTCGTGCCCAAGGATCCCGAGCGCGAGAGCAAAATGCTGTTCGGCCCGATCTATGAGGTGAACGACGCCACCTATATCGTGAAGCCCGGCTCGAGCGTGACCAATTTTGTCACACTCGACCGGCCAGGCATCAAGGTTGCGGCCGTCAACAACACCACGACGATGCGCGGCGCGATCGCGCATCTGAAGAACGCAAAGGTCGCCGGTTACGAGAGCTATGACGAGATAGTTGGTCTATTGCAGAGCGGCGAGATCGATGCCTTTGCGCTCTCGCGCGACAAGCTCGACAGGATCGCGCTGAAGATTCCGGGCACGCGCGTGCTGGATGAGACGTTCAAGAAGACCGTCACCGCCGTCGCCGTGCCGCTCGGCCACGCCCAGGCGCAGGCCTTCGTCACCAAATTCATGAAGGATGCGATGACCAACGGCACCTTGCGCAAGGCCTATGACAATAATGGGTTGAAGGGTTCGCCGATCCGGACGGAGTAG
- a CDS encoding phospholipase C produces the protein MKTKFLTTAAIFAAATTLACAIPVLASDFDRDHDRDHRHPHDIHTETPIKHLVVIFNENRSFDHYFGTYPNAGNPSGSIPFVPKPHTPKVNNLVTANVLTNNPNNNAANGAGATDPFRLDRTQANTKSQNHAYTPEQQAVDNGKDDLFPKYTGRGTTGSTGAFGTTGQVMGYFDGNTVTAFWNYAQHFAMSDNNWTDTFGPSTPGMLEVVSGQTNGAQNVLGTSTQTVPDTQGGLTLIGDTDPGNDACSTTNPVFATLLMQGKNIGDLLNAEHISWGGFMGGFDLTLTNTNGTTGCGRTTFSTVVGAATADYIPHHAWFQYYKSTANWTHARPSSVQAIGHTHDLNGKVDPANHNYDLEDFYAVMKAGHLPAVSYIKMPAYQDGHAGYSDPLDEQFGNVDLINALQKLPEWRETAVIITYDDSDGWYDHQYIAPKSASYDPTADQVNGPGKCGLGATQQPAPKGLNGQPVNGRCGPGTRVPFIVISPYAKTNFVSHTYISQASVVRFIEDNWLHGQRLGGGSFDATAGSIMDMFDFDQDHSHDFRTDALFLDPSTGVVMVSPPDDHHHH, from the coding sequence ATGAAAACCAAATTTCTGACGACGGCTGCGATTTTCGCGGCCGCGACGACACTTGCGTGCGCCATTCCGGTGCTCGCCAGCGATTTTGACCGCGATCATGATCGCGATCATCGCCATCCGCACGACATTCATACGGAAACGCCGATCAAGCATCTTGTTGTCATTTTCAACGAGAACCGCTCGTTCGACCATTATTTCGGAACCTATCCGAACGCAGGCAACCCGTCGGGCTCGATCCCCTTCGTGCCGAAACCGCATACGCCGAAGGTCAACAACCTCGTCACCGCCAATGTGCTGACGAACAACCCGAACAACAATGCGGCCAACGGCGCCGGCGCGACCGATCCGTTCCGCCTCGACCGTACCCAGGCCAACACGAAGTCGCAGAACCACGCCTACACGCCCGAGCAGCAGGCCGTCGACAACGGCAAGGATGACCTGTTCCCGAAATATACCGGCCGCGGCACCACCGGCAGCACCGGCGCCTTCGGCACCACCGGCCAGGTCATGGGCTATTTCGACGGCAACACCGTCACGGCGTTCTGGAACTACGCCCAGCACTTCGCCATGAGCGACAACAACTGGACCGACACGTTCGGTCCGTCGACGCCCGGCATGCTCGAGGTGGTCTCCGGCCAGACCAACGGCGCGCAGAACGTCCTCGGCACCTCGACCCAGACCGTTCCCGACACCCAGGGCGGCCTGACCCTGATCGGCGACACCGATCCGGGCAACGACGCCTGCTCGACCACGAATCCGGTGTTTGCGACGCTCCTGATGCAGGGCAAGAATATCGGCGACCTGCTCAATGCCGAGCACATCAGCTGGGGTGGCTTCATGGGCGGCTTCGACCTGACGCTCACGAATACCAACGGCACCACGGGCTGCGGGCGCACCACCTTCTCGACCGTCGTCGGTGCGGCCACTGCGGACTACATCCCGCACCACGCCTGGTTCCAATACTACAAGTCGACCGCCAACTGGACCCATGCGCGGCCGAGCTCGGTGCAAGCGATCGGCCACACCCATGACCTCAATGGCAAGGTCGATCCGGCCAACCACAATTACGACCTCGAGGATTTCTACGCTGTGATGAAGGCCGGTCATCTCCCGGCGGTCTCCTACATCAAGATGCCGGCCTACCAGGACGGTCATGCCGGCTACTCCGACCCGCTCGACGAGCAGTTCGGCAATGTCGATCTGATCAACGCTCTCCAGAAGCTGCCCGAGTGGCGCGAGACCGCCGTCATCATCACCTATGACGACTCCGACGGTTGGTACGACCACCAGTACATCGCTCCGAAGAGCGCCTCGTACGATCCGACCGCCGATCAGGTCAACGGTCCCGGCAAGTGCGGCCTTGGTGCGACCCAGCAGCCGGCGCCGAAGGGTCTGAACGGTCAGCCGGTGAACGGCCGCTGCGGTCCGGGCACCCGCGTTCCCTTCATCGTCATCTCGCCCTACGCCAAGACGAACTTCGTCAGCCACACCTACATCTCGCAGGCGTCGGTGGTGCGGTTCATCGAGGACAACTGGCTGCATGGCCAGCGTCTGGGCGGTGGCTCGTTCGATGCTACGGCCGGATCGATCATGGACATGTTCGACTTCGATCAGGACCACAGCCACGACTTCCGTACCGACGCGCTGTTCCTCGATCCGAGCACCGGTGTGGTCATGGTCAGCCCGCCGGACGACCATCATCATCACTAG
- a CDS encoding cytochrome-c peroxidase, translated as MHSRALWLLGAGLLSLAGAVFAVETQGLAEANSIGLNPNPVHLYRPPVEPLSAMAQLGKEIFYDVSLSSSGALSCGSCHSPEHAYGPPNDGPVMLGGADLSRQGARAVPSLTYLERHPNFSIGPDKGDDDNVIDLAQMAALGQKTARTTKTAGGNTASAQNIVPQGGLFWDGRAETLQDQALFPLLDPNEMDGGSAEIVVDKLRRAPYVNRFVELFGAGVLKNQRLLIAEAMFAVARYQLEEPSFHPYDSKFDYWLEGRARLSESELRGLQLFNDPDKANCAGCHTSAPTRDGLPPLFTDHQYEALGAPRNAALANNRDPNYFDLGVCGPQRTDVAEQTQYCGMFLTPTLRNTATRHAFFHNGVFSTLEQVMDFYNFRDTDPDKVFRRAADGTVQKYDDIPQKYHANVDVTDPPFDRHLGDKPAMTDQDMVDIIAFLKTLTDGYKPEK; from the coding sequence ATGCACAGCCGCGCTTTGTGGCTCCTCGGCGCCGGCCTGCTCTCGCTGGCCGGCGCTGTCTTTGCGGTCGAGACGCAGGGACTGGCCGAGGCGAACTCGATTGGCCTCAATCCGAACCCCGTTCATCTCTATCGCCCGCCGGTCGAGCCGCTCTCGGCCATGGCGCAGCTCGGCAAGGAAATTTTCTACGACGTGTCGCTGTCGTCCTCCGGTGCGCTGTCATGTGGCTCTTGTCACAGCCCGGAACACGCCTATGGGCCGCCCAATGACGGACCGGTGATGCTCGGCGGCGCCGACCTGTCGCGCCAAGGCGCGCGCGCCGTTCCGTCGCTGACTTATCTCGAGCGCCATCCGAATTTCAGCATCGGCCCCGACAAGGGCGACGACGACAACGTCATCGACCTTGCGCAGATGGCGGCGCTCGGCCAGAAGACCGCGCGCACGACGAAAACCGCGGGCGGGAACACTGCGTCGGCGCAAAACATCGTGCCGCAGGGCGGCCTGTTCTGGGATGGCCGCGCCGAGACGCTCCAGGATCAGGCGCTGTTTCCGCTGCTCGATCCCAACGAGATGGACGGCGGCAGCGCCGAGATCGTCGTGGACAAGCTGCGCCGCGCGCCTTACGTCAACCGCTTCGTCGAGTTGTTTGGCGCCGGCGTGCTCAAAAACCAGCGGCTCCTGATCGCGGAGGCGATGTTCGCTGTGGCGCGTTATCAACTCGAGGAGCCGAGCTTCCATCCCTACGACAGCAAATTCGACTACTGGCTCGAGGGCAGGGCGCGGCTGTCCGAGAGCGAGCTGCGCGGGCTGCAATTGTTCAACGATCCCGACAAGGCCAATTGTGCCGGCTGCCATACCTCGGCGCCAACGCGCGACGGCTTGCCGCCGCTCTTCACCGACCATCAATACGAGGCGCTCGGCGCGCCGCGCAATGCCGCGCTCGCGAACAATCGCGACCCGAATTATTTCGACCTCGGCGTCTGCGGCCCGCAGCGCACCGACGTTGCCGAGCAGACGCAGTATTGCGGCATGTTCCTGACGCCGACACTGCGCAACACCGCGACCCGCCACGCCTTCTTCCACAACGGGGTCTTCAGCACGCTCGAACAGGTGATGGATTTCTACAATTTCCGCGACACCGATCCGGACAAGGTGTTCCGGCGCGCCGCCGACGGCACGGTGCAGAAATACGACGACATTCCACAAAAATATCACGCCAATGTCGATGTGACCGATCCGCCCTTCGATCGTCACCTCGGCGACAAACCGGCGATGACGGATCAGGACATGGTGGACATCATCGCCTTCCTGAAGACGCTGACGGACGGCTACAAGCCGGAAAAGTAG
- a CDS encoding TadE/TadG family type IV pilus assembly protein translates to MAILGTIDRLGRLMSRWKRDTGANVAVMFAIALVPIIGSIGCSIDYSMATRIKAKLQSASDSASVASISVNSAGYTAAMAMTTNGSVSAGVTEATNIFNGNVSSFANSYTSLGVTSTVTKTGSKLSSSVQFSANVPVTFMQLFGYQNLNVTGVSSSTTTLPLYLDFYLTLDVSGSMGLPSTTAEAQRMQSISPDNYRQYPTGCTLACHFSPQNSACTDSGTQGYPTNNYCLGYAISRVSQSGYKGLLTTKASNPMGVQLPSSIVSGLPNSLYSNLATVANCPTDGTDACIQLRLDAVGYAVNQLFTTANKTEKVTNQFRIGLYPFIRYLYSYFPLTSSINGSTTNPSTINYAAANLATLLDTNINTDLGSGGTHIDTALSSVNTLITSVGDGSATNNTLPYVFLVTDGAQDPQVKGVPNGSWSGSNHATTIDPATSCTPLKNRGIIISVLYIPYQTINPVNTSFAGDEDDYANWNIPNIPTSLKNCASPGFFYTANTPADISAALNTMFNHAVAEARITN, encoded by the coding sequence ATGGCAATTCTCGGAACGATCGACCGTCTTGGACGGCTGATGTCGCGGTGGAAGCGCGACACGGGCGCCAATGTCGCGGTCATGTTCGCGATCGCGCTGGTGCCGATCATTGGCTCGATCGGATGTTCCATCGACTACAGCATGGCGACGCGCATCAAGGCCAAGCTGCAAAGCGCATCGGACTCGGCGAGCGTCGCCTCGATCTCGGTCAACTCGGCCGGCTACACCGCTGCGATGGCCATGACGACAAATGGATCGGTTTCCGCCGGCGTCACCGAGGCGACCAACATCTTCAATGGAAATGTCTCGTCATTCGCCAACAGCTATACCAGTCTGGGTGTGACGAGCACCGTCACCAAGACCGGAAGCAAGCTGTCGTCGAGCGTGCAATTCAGTGCCAATGTGCCGGTCACCTTCATGCAGCTTTTCGGCTACCAGAACCTGAACGTGACCGGGGTCTCGTCCTCGACCACGACCTTGCCGCTGTATCTCGATTTCTACCTCACGCTGGACGTCTCGGGATCGATGGGCCTGCCGTCGACTACCGCGGAAGCGCAGCGCATGCAGTCGATCAGTCCCGACAACTACCGGCAATATCCGACGGGCTGCACGCTGGCGTGCCATTTCTCGCCGCAGAACAGCGCCTGCACGGATTCCGGAACGCAGGGTTATCCCACCAACAATTATTGCCTGGGCTATGCGATCTCGCGCGTCAGCCAGAGTGGTTACAAGGGCCTTCTCACCACGAAGGCCAGCAATCCCATGGGCGTTCAATTGCCGTCTTCGATCGTCTCGGGCCTGCCGAACTCGCTCTACTCGAACCTCGCGACGGTGGCGAACTGTCCGACCGACGGAACCGACGCGTGCATTCAGCTGCGACTTGACGCCGTCGGCTACGCGGTGAACCAACTGTTCACCACCGCGAACAAAACCGAGAAGGTGACAAACCAGTTCCGCATTGGTCTGTATCCCTTCATTCGCTATCTCTATTCGTATTTTCCCCTGACCAGCAGCATCAACGGTTCGACGACCAATCCGTCGACCATCAACTATGCTGCCGCCAATCTGGCGACCCTGCTCGATACCAACATAAATACCGATCTCGGCTCCGGCGGCACCCATATCGACACCGCGCTGTCGAGCGTGAACACCCTGATCACGAGCGTCGGCGACGGCAGTGCGACCAACAACACATTGCCCTACGTGTTCCTCGTGACCGACGGCGCGCAGGATCCGCAGGTGAAGGGCGTTCCGAACGGCTCCTGGTCGGGCAGCAACCACGCCACCACGATTGACCCGGCCACCTCGTGTACGCCGCTGAAGAACCGCGGCATCATCATCTCGGTGCTGTATATTCCCTACCAGACGATCAACCCGGTCAACACGTCCTTCGCCGGTGACGAGGACGATTACGCCAACTGGAACATCCCGAACATTCCGACGAGCCTGAAAAACTGCGCCTCGCCGGGATTTTTCTACACGGCAAACACGCCGGCCGATATCTCGGCGGCGTTGAACACGATGTTCAATCACGCCGTGGCGGAAGCGCGCATCACCAACTGA
- a CDS encoding cupin domain-containing protein has translation MTALEKGITANGTGYGGKTWNILGQVYFPKAVTESTFAFETNSDPGQFVPVHIHPTQDEFILVQEGTLDLKLDGQWVKAHAGDLVRMPRGIPHGYFNKSDKPCRALFWVSPMQKLEALFNQLHNLTDPAEVVRISALHEVEFLPPEAND, from the coding sequence ATGACTGCACTCGAAAAAGGCATCACCGCGAACGGCACCGGTTACGGCGGCAAGACCTGGAACATCCTCGGCCAAGTCTATTTCCCCAAGGCCGTCACCGAATCGACCTTCGCATTCGAGACCAACAGCGATCCCGGCCAGTTCGTGCCGGTGCACATCCATCCGACCCAGGACGAGTTCATCCTGGTGCAGGAAGGCACCCTCGACCTCAAGCTCGACGGACAATGGGTCAAGGCCCATGCCGGCGACCTCGTCCGTATGCCGCGCGGCATCCCGCACGGCTATTTCAACAAATCCGACAAGCCGTGCCGCGCGTTGTTCTGGGTCTCGCCGATGCAGAAGCTGGAGGCGCTGTTCAACCAGCTCCACAATCTGACCGACCCCGCCGAGGTCGTGCGCATCTCGGCCCTGCATGAGGTCGAGTTCCTGCCACCGGAGGCCAACGACTAG